The following proteins are encoded in a genomic region of Triticum dicoccoides isolate Atlit2015 ecotype Zavitan chromosome 1B, WEW_v2.0, whole genome shotgun sequence:
- the LOC119333306 gene encoding uncharacterized protein LOC119333306, giving the protein MLLRSLLRRGAAAVSAGGVRAPAARSEPPASLASLLLASRSYAKAKGGGGKPAASTSNRGKVRVKDPKGVASEDASASGESAASAGGADEIDAEFEMPTDPLPPTYDPALDVGPGGRPLFAFTDTFASFSHRGANAYVDFTLDEWKAMLPEGLPAGMLKEFQDTRRCAVMVRESFLDLRDNFRRIVDPAITAKCKDTKRQIILDGPRSCGKSIALAMLVHWARTEGWLVFYVPQGKDWTHGGFFYRNTYSDLFDTPVQAGKVLQDFLKYNETRLQQLPCQILEPIPLGEGTGVGMMKGADTVEMPEGSTLYDLIQTGITHSHAAVGVVVRLRKELSLVKDVPVLFAIDQYNSWFTFTEYQEPVTVRSCRSIHAKELTTVNAYRSMLHNDMMVGAFSHSTAVGKLRQELPDVPSDARLIFPRYTVDEAETVCHYYMRQKIIRHESFSEEKWKKIYYLSNGNGSEMRWLAAFI; this is encoded by the exons ATGCTCCTTCGCTCGCTCCTCCGCCGCGGCGCCGCCGCGGTTTCGGCCGGCGGCGTCCGCGCTCCCGCCGCGCGCTCTGAACCGCCCGCTTCCCTAGCTTCCCTCCTCCTGGCCTCCCGCTCCTACGCGAAGGCCAAGGGTGGTGGGGGCAAGCCGGCGGCGTCCACTAGTAACCGTGGCAAGGTCCGTGTCAAGGATCCCAAAGGCGTGGCGTCTGAGGACGCCTCCGCTTCAGGGGAATCCGCCGCATCCGCTGGCGGGGCAGACGAGATCGACGCCGAGTTCGAGATGCCCACCGACCCGCTGCCCCCGACCTACGACCCGGCGCTCGACGTCGGGCCTGGCGGTCGGCCGCTCTTCGCCTTCACCGACACCTTTGCGTCCTTCTCCCACCGCGGCGCCAATGCCTACGTCGATTTCAC TTTGGATGAATGGAAAGCCATGTTACCAGAAGGATTGCCAGCAGGGATGCTGAAGGAGTTTCAAGACACGAGGCGGTGCGCGGTGATGGTGAGGGAAAGCTTTCTAGACCTGCGGGATAACTTCCGGAGAATTGTTGATCCGGCTATTACAGCCAAATGCAAAG ATACCAAAAGACAAATTATCTTGGATGGCCCTCGGAGTTGTGGTAAAAGCATTGCACTTGCGATGCTTGTGCATTGGGCCCGTACTGAGGGATGGCTGGTGTTCTATGTTCCCCAAGGGAAGGATTGGACTCATGGAGGATTTTTCTATAGAAATACCTACAGTGATCTTTTTGATACTCCTGTACAGGCTGGAAAGGTTTTGCAG GATTTTTTGAAATACAACGAAACCCGCTTACAGCAGTTACCATGTCAAATTCTTGAGCCTATTCCCCTGGGAGAAGGTACTGGTGTTGGAATGATGAAAGGGGCTGACACAGTGGAAATGCCAGAAGGGTCCACATTGTATGATCTCATTCAAACTGGGATAACCCACTCGCATGCTGCAGTTGGTGTTGTAGTTCGTTTAAGAAAGGAGCTATCACTTGTTAAAGATGTGCCTGTACTGTTTGCCATTGATCAG TATAACAGTTGGTTTACTTTCACCGAGTACCAGGAGCCTGTAACTGTTAGATCCTGTCGATCAATCCACGCGAAAGAGCTTACAACG GTCAATGCTTATAGGTCAATGCTTCACAATGATATGATGGTAGGAGCCTTCTCACATTCAACCGCAGTTGGCAAACTAAGACAGGAGCTCCCGGATGTTCCCTCTGACGCTCGTCTGATTTTTCCACGGTACACCGTAGATGAAGCAGAGACTGTGTGCCACTATTATATGAG ACAAAAGATTATTCGACATGAAAGTTTTTCAGAAGAGAAGTGGAAAAAGATATACTATTTGTCAAATGGAAATGGCTCAGAGATGAGGTGGCTTGCTGCGTTTATATGA
- the LOC119333314 gene encoding uncharacterized protein LOC119333314, translating into MEGGGVPSVQDVWDWEVLPDEHRSFYAETRAASRGHGGGEVLADHETEEPIMPRPSQVDADNVDECKDIGVDVVPAGARSTQEDEEPAAPELLVSDGDGQEKFQACDDAKEVDDDGRQMAAAEEGESALPPHEFAAGEEEEGKKEEDGAPPECVVFSVGKLRVNAVGALCSFGVAAATVCVFLVGGRLQHQKQHQHQQQQKIQLQFLGDDKRIQQVVQQTSRLNQAMSSMMGAGASTRANISFGGFYDGF; encoded by the exons ATGGAGGGAGGAGGCGTTCCTTCCGTCCAGGACGTCTgggactgggaggtgctgcctgacgAACACAGGAGCTTCTACGCGGAGACCAGGGCCGCATCCCGTGGTCACGGCGGCGGCGAGGTTCTTGCCG ATCACGAAACCGAGGAACCGATCATGCCTCGTCCGTCACAAGTGGACGCTGATAATGTTGACGAGTGCAAGGACATCGGCGTCGACGTCGTGCCGGCCGGGGCGAGATCAACCCAAGAGGATGAGGAACCCGCGGCGCCGGAGCTGCTAGTCTCTGACGGCGACGGACAGGAGAAGTTCCAGGCCTGCGACGACGCCAAGGAGGTGGACGACGATGGCAGGCAGATGGCGGCGGCAGAGGAAGGGGAGTCAGCGCTTCCTCCTCACGAATTcgccgcgggagaggaggaagagggcaaGAAGGAGGAGGACGGGGCGCCGCCGGAGTGCGTGGTGTTCAGCGTGGGGAAGCTGCGCGTGAACGCGGTCGGGGCGCTGTGCTCGTTCGGGGTGGCGGCGGCCACCGTCTGCGTGTTCCTCGTCGGCGGCAGGCTGCAGCACCAGAAGCAGCaccagcaccagcagcagcagaAGATCCAGCTGCAGTTCCTTGGCGATGATAAG AGAATTCAGCAGGTGGTGCAGCAGACATCGAGGCTGAACCAGGCCATGTCATCTATGATGGGGGCAGGCGCGTCCACAAGGGCCAACATATCATTCGGTGGCTTCTACGACGGCTTCTGA